Proteins co-encoded in one Thermoplasmata archaeon genomic window:
- a CDS encoding DUF4382 domain-containing protein: MTTRRAFALAVAGLIVTVAVASLGAYSAGTIKIGVRATSLSWQHVNVVFSDIQVHRANAGNASGWISLPLSTPQIDLVGMGSVTQLLSLDRAPPGKYTQLRIVINSVSGVLADGTPVNVTVPDGELKTVTPFDLAGGGSVTITLNFDLANSIHGADGEWTFRPVLGSLDIS, translated from the coding sequence ATGACGACTCGCCGCGCGTTCGCATTGGCGGTTGCGGGACTGATTGTAACGGTCGCCGTCGCATCGCTCGGCGCTTACTCCGCCGGCACGATCAAGATTGGTGTGAGGGCGACGTCGCTTAGCTGGCAACACGTGAACGTCGTGTTCTCGGACATCCAGGTCCATCGGGCGAATGCGGGCAACGCAAGCGGCTGGATTTCCTTGCCCCTCTCGACGCCGCAGATCGATCTCGTCGGGATGGGGAGCGTGACGCAGCTCCTGTCTCTCGACCGCGCGCCCCCGGGCAAGTACACGCAGCTCCGGATCGTCATCAACTCGGTCTCCGGCGTCCTAGCGGACGGGACGCCCGTCAACGTGACGGTGCCGGACGGCGAGTTGAAGACGGTGACCCCCTTCGATCTGGCGGGCGGCGGTTCCGTCACGATCACACTGAATTTCGACTTGGCGAATTCGATCCACGGGGCGGACGGCGAGTGGACTTTCCGTCCCGTGCTCGGGTCGCTCGATATCTCCTAG
- the uppS gene encoding polyprenyl diphosphate synthase, which produces MPTDISKIISDAAYQAYERRLMHQVKQAAIPHHVAIIMDGNRRFAREIGLGNVLDGHVKGRDKLEEVLEWCLEVGVRILTVYAFSTENLQRPSTEIQHLMHLFAENFRKVGDDERVHKHKMRIKVFGDRSLLPREVIDSIEYAEDRTKEYDEYRFNVAVAYGGREEILQAIRDVVRDAQAGAVRPDDIDEKFFSKRLYTADLPDPDLVLRTSGEERISNFLLWQLAYSELYFVDVYWPGFRKIDFLRALRSYQMRQRRFGE; this is translated from the coding sequence ATGCCGACGGACATCTCGAAGATTATCAGTGATGCGGCGTACCAGGCGTACGAACGCCGCCTGATGCACCAGGTCAAACAGGCCGCGATTCCCCATCACGTCGCGATCATCATGGACGGGAACCGGCGCTTCGCCCGGGAGATCGGCCTCGGCAACGTCCTCGACGGCCACGTGAAGGGTCGGGACAAGCTGGAGGAAGTCCTCGAGTGGTGCCTTGAGGTCGGCGTGCGCATCCTAACCGTGTACGCGTTCTCGACGGAGAACTTGCAGCGCCCGAGCACGGAGATCCAGCATCTCATGCATCTGTTCGCGGAGAACTTCCGGAAGGTCGGGGACGATGAACGAGTCCACAAGCACAAGATGCGCATCAAGGTCTTCGGCGACCGGAGTCTCTTGCCCAGAGAAGTCATCGACTCGATCGAATACGCCGAGGACCGGACGAAGGAGTATGACGAGTATCGATTCAACGTCGCCGTCGCATACGGCGGCCGCGAAGAAATCCTCCAGGCGATTCGCGACGTTGTCCGGGACGCCCAGGCGGGCGCCGTCCGTCCGGACGACATCGACGAGAAGTTCTTCTCGAAGCGCCTCTACACCGCGGACTTGCCGGATCCGGACCTCGTGCTCCGTACGAGCGGGGAGGAGAGGATCTCGAACTTCCTCCTATGGCAGCTCGCGTACTCGGAACTGTATTTCGTGGACGTGTATTGGCCCGGCTTCCGGAAAATCGACTTCCTCCGTGCCTTGCGGTCGTACCAGATGCGACAGCGGCGCTTCGGGGAGTGA